The window GAACAAACATCCAATTGGCTTCAATACTTTGAGCCACTCGAAGAGCTTGCCGCCGAGCGCATGCTTCACTGGCTTCCCAAGTTAAGCTTCCCCATTCGGACCGGTGAGCATACCCAGACCGCTTTCTCCATGGGCTTGGTGTGGGATTGGGCCAAAACAAAAGACCACACGAAGGTGCAAACTACGATTAGAGAGCTCGCTCACAACTGGTATGGCACCGACGAAAATGCTCCCATCGCATACGAACCTTCGGCCCACGACTTTCTCTCACCCGCTCTATGTGAGGCAGCATTGATGGCCAAAATACAATCACCAAGCGATTTTTCAAGTTGGTTAGACCTCTTCTTGCCCAATCTAGCTACAAGCGGCGTTGGGCTAGAGCCCGTTCTGCCGAGCGACCGTGATGATGGTAAACTGGTTCATTTGGATGGCCTCAACATCAGCCGAGCATGGATGCTTCAAACCATCCTTCAAGCCCTGCCGCAGACCGACTCTCGAACCCAGCCACTCAGGCTATGCCAACAAGCCCATGCTGACGCATCCAGCGAGTGTCTTGAGCATGGTACCTACGCGGGTACTCATTGGCTCGGCACATTCATGCTCTACAATATTAGCTTCGGCGTATCATCATGATGAAGATTAAAGCCGCATACCTCGGAGGTTCTCGGAGCGATACCGGATGCGCCGAAGAAACCATCGAAGTCCCAGAGCAAAGCAGCGTTGCCGACGCCATCGCCATCATTTGTGAAAAGTACCCCAAGCTCAAAGCCCACTTGGGCACCGCTCGGTGGGCCCTAAATTTCGAATTCGTTGACCAGGAAGCGCCCTTAAAGCCAGGCGATGAACTCGCTCTGATTCCCCCGGTACAAGGCGGTGCCCCTCGGGTTCTCGTGACCGAGAGCGAACTCAATCTTCAGCACGCAGTAACGGCAGTGGTCGATGATACCATGGGTGCCACGGTGTTGTTTCTGGGAACCGTTCGTAACCACAACCGCGGCAAAGAAGTAGAGAGCCTTCATTATGAAGCCTACGTGCCGATGGTAGAGAAACAGCTCGAGAAAATTATCGATAAGATTGAGGGCGCATTCGCAGATACACGCCTCTTTATCGCCCACCGTTATGGCGACCTTGGTATTGGCGATGTTTCGGTTTTGATTGCAGCCGCCAGCGCCCACCGGGCCCCTGCCTTTGATGCAGCACGTGAAGCCATTGAGCAAATCAAAGTAGATGTGCCGATTTTCAAGCAAGAAAAGACTTCAGACGGTGATACTTGGATTGGCTGGGGCGGCGGCTAATTTTTTACGCAAGTGCCAGCTGACCAAATTGAAAAGCTGCTAGCTGTTGGTACAACCCTTCAACCTTAATCAATTCATCGTGGCTTCCCTGCTGAACAATCTTCCCGTGTTGCAGCACCACAATCCTATCCACCTTGCGAATCGTGGATAAACGGTGGGCTACGATGAGCGCAGTGCGTCCTTCTAAGAGCACATCGAGAGCATGCTGCAAACGTGCCTCTGTTTCGGAATCCACGTTGCTCGTGGCTTCATCCAAGACAAGGATATCTGGGTCTAAAACCAAAGCTCTGGCAAAGGCGAGAAGTTGTCTTTCACCGGCCGAAAAATTCGCCCCCAACTCTTTAACCTCGGTGTCGTAGCCCTCAGGAAGCTTTCCAATAAAGTCCGCGGCTTGAACAATTTTTGCCGCCTCTTGAATCTTATCTTCAGGCACATCCGCGGCGAGCTTTAAGTTGTCTCGAATACTTCCAGAAAAGAGGTAAACATCCTGAAGAACCACCGCGAAGCGCCGCCGGAGCTGTTCTAAGTTCAACTCTTTAAGGTCGACCCCATCATAAGTGATGCTGCCTTTTTGCACATCGTAGAGCCGGTTGAGAAGCTTTAAAATCGTAGTCTTACCAGAACCTGTAGGGCCAACCAGCGCAACTTTCTCTCCAGGCTGAATCTTCAAGTCGATGTCTTGAAGCACCCAATCGGGGCCAGCCTTACCCTCTTTATAAGCAAAGTCTACGCCCTTAAACTCAAGACCTTGTCGCATCGGCTTGACGCTTTGTGCGTTGTCGGCGCTGCTTAGAGTAATAGGCTCTTCTAAGAGCTTAAAGACGCGTTCAGCGCCCGCGAAAGCAGATTGCAAAATCGTGTACTTCGCCGAAAGGTCCCGAATCGGAATGAAAAATCGTCGAATGTATTGAATGAATGCCACCAGGACACCCGCTTGAACAGTTCCGGCCGCCAAGTCTTCGGCGCCGTTGAAAACGAGAACCGCAACCGCAACGGTGCCCATCGCCTCAACGATAGAAAAGAGTGACGCATCCAATCGAATCGCTTTGTGGTTGGCGTTACGGTAAGCGACGTTTAGTTCTCCAAAGGCGCCAATCGTTCGCGCTTCTTGTGCAAAAGCTTGAACCACGGTCATCCCAGGCAAATGCTCCGAAAGAAATGTGTTAATTCGGGAGAGGTGCTTACGAACCGCTCGGAAAGCCTCTCGAGCAAATCGTTGAACCACCACAGTGGCGAGAATTAAAGGCGGCACCACCACGAATGCGTAGAGTGTCATACCCGGATCAAGGTAAAGCATCGCCGACACAATCGCGATGATGGTTATCAAATCGGAGATGATGGTCACTGCACCCGTTGCAAAGATCTCTGCCAGTGATTCCACATCGTTTGTGAGGCGAGTTAATGTTCGGCCAATGGGGTTCACGTCAAAATAAGACTGCGGAAGCTTTTGCATGTGTGAGAACAAATCATTGCGCAAGCTTCGCATCGACCGCTGACCTAAAACACTCATCGCAAACTGCGACGAGAGGCCTGAAACGTAATCTACAACGAGCGCCAACAAGTAGCCGCCCGACAACGCGTAGAGCAAATCCATGTCTGCATTGGGGATCGCCACATCGAGAATTTGCTGAACAAGATAAGGCGGTAAAACAATCGCCAGAGCGCTCACCGGGTAGAGCAAGAGGGCTGTCATGAATAAGGCCTTATGCTGACCTAGGTAATAAAATAGACGCCGTATGAGGTGGCTGTCTTTTTTGAGGCGTTCATCACTCATTGCAGTCCAGCCTCCAATTCTTGACGCTTCACCATGCCCGCATAGAGTCCATCGGTCTCCATCAAAGATTTATGGGTTCCTCGCTCGGTGATTGCGCCATCATCGAGCACCACAATTTCATCAGCATGGGCTACGGCTGTCATACGGTGAGCTACGATAATCGTTGTCTTATCTTTTCGTAGCTTTCGAATTTGTTCCAAAATGGCTTCCTCCGTATCGCTATCGACGCTCGAGAGAGAATCATCAAGAATCAGAATAGGAGGGTCCAAAAGCAGTGCCCTGGCAATCGCCGTACGCTGTTTTTGTCCACCAGAAAGCGTAATGCCACGCTCTCCCACAATGGTTTCAAGTCCATTGGGTATGCTAGGATCTCGGTGGTCGAGGCTTGCACGCAAAAGAGCATTGGTCACATCCTCAGTACTTGCCTCCGGGCGACCAAAGGCAACGTTTTCAGCCAAACTTCTCGAAAACAATATGTTCTCTTGTGAGACGTAGCCAAACTGGCGACGAAGCGAGGCAAGCGTAAGTTCAGTGATATCGGTTCCACCGACAAAAACTGTTTCCGGGGGGATGTCCAGAAGGCGCATCAACGATTTAACGAACGTGCTCTTTCCACTGCCAATCGGGCCTACAACGCCCAGTGTTTGACCCGGTTTTAAATCAACGTCCACCTGTTCAAGAACCGAGGTCGCGTCATAGCTGAAACTTAGGTCCTTGACTCGCAGCGAAGGCTCAAGGCTCTCAA is drawn from Deltaproteobacteria bacterium and contains these coding sequences:
- a CDS encoding molybdenum cofactor biosynthesis protein MoaE; its protein translation is MMKIKAAYLGGSRSDTGCAEETIEVPEQSSVADAIAIICEKYPKLKAHLGTARWALNFEFVDQEAPLKPGDELALIPPVQGGAPRVLVTESELNLQHAVTAVVDDTMGATVLFLGTVRNHNRGKEVESLHYEAYVPMVEKQLEKIIDKIEGAFADTRLFIAHRYGDLGIGDVSVLIAAASAHRAPAFDAAREAIEQIKVDVPIFKQEKTSDGDTWIGWGGG
- a CDS encoding ABC transporter ATP-binding protein, whose product is MSDERLKKDSHLIRRLFYYLGQHKALFMTALLLYPVSALAIVLPPYLVQQILDVAIPNADMDLLYALSGGYLLALVVDYVSGLSSQFAMSVLGQRSMRSLRNDLFSHMQKLPQSYFDVNPIGRTLTRLTNDVESLAEIFATGAVTIISDLITIIAIVSAMLYLDPGMTLYAFVVVPPLILATVVVQRFAREAFRAVRKHLSRINTFLSEHLPGMTVVQAFAQEARTIGAFGELNVAYRNANHKAIRLDASLFSIVEAMGTVAVAVLVFNGAEDLAAGTVQAGVLVAFIQYIRRFFIPIRDLSAKYTILQSAFAGAERVFKLLEEPITLSSADNAQSVKPMRQGLEFKGVDFAYKEGKAGPDWVLQDIDLKIQPGEKVALVGPTGSGKTTILKLLNRLYDVQKGSITYDGVDLKELNLEQLRRRFAVVLQDVYLFSGSIRDNLKLAADVPEDKIQEAAKIVQAADFIGKLPEGYDTEVKELGANFSAGERQLLAFARALVLDPDILVLDEATSNVDSETEARLQHALDVLLEGRTALIVAHRLSTIRKVDRIVVLQHGKIVQQGSHDELIKVEGLYQQLAAFQFGQLALA
- a CDS encoding DUF2891 domain-containing protein, producing MNLSELAQNLLPILKENLLREYPNKQGHVLVTSNDLQAPQERTPLFYGCFDWHSAVHSYASLIRLCRLLPEASWYNQTLEFLGKQFSASSIQAELDHLKRPGTATFEMPYGIAWLLILCNELRLSNTEQTSNWLQYFEPLEELAAERMLHWLPKLSFPIRTGEHTQTAFSMGLVWDWAKTKDHTKVQTTIRELAHNWYGTDENAPIAYEPSAHDFLSPALCEAALMAKIQSPSDFSSWLDLFLPNLATSGVGLEPVLPSDRDDGKLVHLDGLNISRAWMLQTILQALPQTDSRTQPLRLCQQAHADASSECLEHGTYAGTHWLGTFMLYNISFGVSS